The proteins below are encoded in one region of Desulfuromonas acetexigens:
- the moaC gene encoding cyclic pyranopterin monophosphate synthase MoaC, translating into MSDNQFTHFDAEGKAIMVEVGDKAPTRRVAVARGEVRMNEATLTRILDRGFEKGDVLAVARIAGIMAAKKTPELIPLCHPLLLTSVAIEFLPHPGEGRLEIEATVKVAGQTGVEMEALTAVAATALCVYDMCKAVDKAMVIGEIRLMEKHGGKSGSFIRND; encoded by the coding sequence TTGAGCGATAATCAATTCACCCATTTCGACGCTGAGGGCAAGGCGATCATGGTCGAGGTGGGAGATAAGGCACCGACCCGTCGCGTCGCCGTGGCCCGGGGGGAGGTGCGCATGAATGAGGCGACCCTGACCCGGATTCTCGACCGGGGTTTCGAGAAGGGGGATGTCCTGGCCGTGGCCCGCATCGCCGGGATCATGGCGGCCAAGAAGACGCCCGAGCTAATTCCCCTCTGCCATCCGCTGCTGCTCACCTCGGTGGCGATCGAATTCCTGCCCCATCCCGGTGAGGGGCGTCTCGAAATCGAGGCGACGGTCAAGGTCGCCGGCCAGACCGGGGTGGAGATGGAAGCCCTGACCGCCGTTGCCGCCACGGCCCTGTGTGTCTACGATATGTGCAAAGCGGTGGATAAGGCCATGGTCATCGGCGAAATCCGCTTGATGGAAAAGCATGGCGGCAAGAGTGGCTCCTTCATCCGCAACGACTAA
- the dksA gene encoding RNA polymerase-binding protein DksA: MNKEKLEEFRQLLQSQIDGLLREADKTVSEMTDEKTNFPDPTDRASLESDRNFELRIRDRERKLIMKIQEAIERIDAGEFGICDSCGEEIGEARLRARPVTTLCIDCKTEQERQERIG; this comes from the coding sequence ATGAACAAGGAAAAACTCGAAGAGTTCCGGCAGCTCCTGCAATCCCAGATCGACGGTCTGTTGCGGGAAGCCGATAAAACTGTGTCGGAGATGACGGACGAAAAGACCAACTTTCCCGATCCCACCGACCGCGCTTCCCTGGAATCGGATCGTAACTTCGAGCTGCGCATTCGCGATCGCGAGCGCAAGCTGATCATGAAGATCCAGGAAGCCATCGAGCGGATCGATGCCGGTGAGTTCGGCATCTGCGACAGTTGCGGCGAAGAAATCGGCGAAGCCCGGCTGCGCGCCCGCCCGGTGACGACCCTGTGTATCGACTGCAAAACCGAGCAGGAGCGCCAAGAACGGATCGGTTGA
- a CDS encoding PH domain-containing protein — protein MPQEQTFYIRRTFLLPLALLLVLSLALLVTVLAQGQPLAKALILGFMLLPVTAFFVESVFRRAVITDEGITVHKFLRSKHLSFAEMTAVETVLVRKRAFLTLCVGEEFVILSNAYADFPDLVRALLTRVPPSAISDETRVMAQAPPVKTTDIISCWLAVALLAFILYVQFQGKY, from the coding sequence GTGCCTCAAGAACAGACCTTTTATATCCGCCGGACCTTTCTTCTGCCCCTGGCTCTGCTCCTGGTCCTTTCCCTGGCGCTGTTGGTCACGGTGCTGGCCCAGGGACAGCCCTTGGCCAAGGCGCTGATTCTCGGTTTTATGCTGCTGCCGGTCACCGCCTTTTTTGTGGAGAGCGTTTTTCGCCGGGCGGTCATTACGGACGAAGGGATCACCGTCCATAAGTTCCTGCGCAGCAAGCACCTGTCCTTTGCCGAAATGACCGCCGTTGAGACGGTCCTGGTGCGCAAGCGGGCTTTCCTCACCCTCTGCGTCGGTGAGGAATTCGTCATTCTCTCCAACGCCTACGCCGACTTTCCCGATCTGGTCCGGGCACTTCTGACCCGAGTGCCGCCGTCGGCGATCAGCGACGAGACCCGTGTCATGGCTCAGGCGCCGCCGGTGAAGACGACCGACATCATCTCCTGCTGGCTGGCGGTGGCCCTATTGGCTTTTATCCTCTATGTGCAATTTCAGGGAAAGTACTGA